One stretch of Bombina bombina isolate aBomBom1 chromosome 7, aBomBom1.pri, whole genome shotgun sequence DNA includes these proteins:
- the LOC128636753 gene encoding uncharacterized protein LOC128636753 — protein sequence MSLVVQGVPHDFLVDTGATKSSISAREYNGPVTNTCEKSVGITGVPISCPRTPPLEVYPNDSPSNRFVYAFRIIPNSPVNLLGRDLMAKMQMSVNIDCKGGLHVDTPWDSVPLLYAADPEPALTKQLYLDKLSLQTLENVFEYASHPDKVVTQAFYRPWITDHVEKEMWKAPVNAVVLTPDTVYVQTPEHLWTWKYGRNIVKDPKVISVQLEPDAFTHASHVTNDVPEALDELKQSLWATGFNDPGFISCTPYKATLKPGAKPVYIKQYPLSKEKEQGIAPVIKDLLSKKVIRRTLAPYNTPINPVPKPGGTEYRFTQDLRAVNALVQPLAPIVPDVNAILTAIPSTATCFTVIDLCSAFFSIPVHPDTQPLFGFTYLGNQYTFNRLPMGFIDSPAAYSAVVRKTLESWTPPEGSTLIQYVDDLLLCSVDEQTCKTDSLHLLQHLGDAGHKVTLRKMQFCLPQVTYLGFLLSAGKRLLSPERVKALMVIPRPQTKTAMLSFLVTGQHEPEQIHWTQALDKAYNTLKQALCSAPALGLPNYNLPFHLYCTEGGGTAAGVLAQEHGNGYRAVAFYSKLLPTVVQGMPACLRATAACAMMVEAAQTLVLSHSLILHTSHQVLQVLNNLTTQHMTAQRRSGYETILTSTANLTIKYIAPTGGPAPLLHALISKCPLEHPEDHNCIDTVHTETSPRLDLQTTPLEEGEVVFVDGSCSKPADGVYLTGFAVVQLPDTVVTAGSLPFVSAQAAELVALAQACRAFAMKDVTIYTDSRYAFGVVHDFGVIWQNRGFVAADGKSISHSTLVQELLDAIKLPHKLAIVKCKGHSTDSTDVRLGNDFADTIAKEAAFRGPPHPDYLSTTTQEQLHMVMIPALASDVDVAHLQFGATETDLQTWISAGLTKGQDGLWSDEEGRVGIPQIAAPLFISHFHGFGHISKQQTKNLMTSKYVIKDLLRMIDRQLDRCLTCARNNPGGLVHGKLEHLPPPDGPMQVLQIDFTHMPTARGGYKYLLVIVDQFSKWVEAFPTTQENARTVAKILCKEIIPRFGCPLQINSDRGTPFTSQITQMICTMLSIDWKFHIPYHPQSSGQVERMNRTIKDKFRKGTGGTFTNWLEHLPAVLAEIRMTPSTTTGYSPFEILMGRPFPTPWCKQKGSPVVRGDINVVREEYVTNLIETLNGIYGDVSSTLPQPTGIPTHPFKPGDTVLVKQLHKNKSLDPPFGLPTTVIAVTRTAVLTEEAPVWIHANRIKRAPDDVNPGRSMIPSSIE from the exons ATGTCTTTAGTTGTGCAAGGTGTCCCACATGATTTTTTGGTAGATACCGGAGCAACTAAATCTAGCATTTCTGCTAGAGAATACAATGGGCCAGTGACTAATACATGTGAAAAATCTGTTGGCATTACAGGAGTCCCAATTTCGTGTCCCAGGACGCCTCCTTTGGAGGTGTATCCAAATGACAGCCCTTCAAACAGATTTGTTTATGCTTTTCGCATAATACCCAATAGTCCTGTTAATTTGCTTGGAAGGGATTTAATGGCTAAGATGCAAATGTCTGTTAACATTGATTGCAAGGGAGGATTGCATGTTGACACTCCCTGGGATTCAGTTCCGTTGCTGTATGCAGCTGATCCTGAACCTGCCCTTACTAAACAGTTGTACCTTGATAAACTCAGTTTACAGACTCTTGAGAATGTGTTTGAGTATGCCTCACACCCTGACAAAGTTGTGACACAAGCTTTTTACAGACCTTGGATTACTGACCATGTTGAGAAAGAGATGTGGAAAGCACCAGTTAATGCAGTTGTACTTACACCAGATACAGTTTATGTGCAAACACCAGAACATTTGTGGACATGGAAATATGGCAGGAATATTGTAAAAGATCCTAAGGTTATATCTGTACAATTAGAGCCAGATGCATTCACACATGCTTCACATGTCACTAATGATGTGCCAGAGGCACTTGATGAGTTAAAACAGAGTTTATGGGCCACTGGATTTAATGATCCAGGTTTCATCTCATGCACACCATATAAAGCCACTCTCAAACCAGGTGCTAAACCTGTATACATTAAGCAGTACCCGTTGTCTAAGGAAAAGGAACAGGGAATAGCTCCTGTAATTAAGGACCTATTGTCTAAGAAAGTTATTAGACGCACACTGGCACCATACAATACACCTATCAATCCTGTTCCTAAACCTGGAGGTACAGAATACAGATTTACACAAGACTTGCGAGCAGTAAATGCTCTGGTGCAGCCACTTGCACCGATAGTGCCAGATGTTAATGCTATTTTAACAGCCATCCCAAGTACTGCAACTTGCTTTACAGTCATTGATCTCTGCAGTGCATTCTTTAGCATCCCTGTGCATCCCGACACTCAACCGTTGTTTGGTTTTACGTATTTAGGGAATCAATATACGTTTAATCGTTTACCAATGGGCTTTATTGATTCCCCTGCCGCGTACTCAGCTGTAGTTCGTAAGACCCTAGAATCCTGGACACCTCCTGAAGGTTCCACTTTGATACAGTATGTGGATGATTTGTTGTTGTGCAGTGTTGATGAACAGACTTGTAAAACTGACTCTCTCCATTTGCTTCAGCACTTAGGTGATGCAGGGCAcaaagtgactttgagaaaaatgcaattttgtcttccacaagtaacatacctgggttttcttctttcagcaggcaagagactgttatcccctgaaagagttaaggctctcatggttattcctcgaccacaaacaaagactgctatgttatcttttctgg TTACAGGTCAGCATGAACCAGAACAAATCCACTGGACACAGGCTCTTGATAAGGCCTACAACACCCTCAAGCAGGCTCTCTGTTCCGCTCCAGCCCTAGGTTTACCCAACTATAACCTACCATTTCACCTGTATTGCACAGAAGGGGGAGGTACAGCAGCAGGGGTCCTTGCTCAGGAACACGGTAATGGGTACAGAGCGGTagctttttattcaaaattattgcCAACGGTGGTACAGGGTATGCCAGCATGCTTAAGAGCTACAGCAGCATGCGCTATGATGGTGGAAGCGGCACAAACATTGGTACTGTCACATTCTCTGATATTGCATACATCACATCAAGTCTTGCAAGTGTTAAATAATCTCACTACACAGCACATGACTGCACAGAGAAGGTCAGGCTATGAAACAATTCTCACATCCACTGCAAACCTCACTATCAAATACATTGCACCCACAGGAGGCCCAGCACCTTTATTACATGCATTGATTTCTAAATGTCCTTTAGAACACCCTGAGGACCACAATTGCATAGACACTGTACACACAGAGACGTCACCACGTCTAGACTTGCAAACAACTCCACTAGAGGAGGGAGAAGTTGTTTTTGTTGATGGGTCATGTTCTAAACCTGCTGATGGTGTTTATCTTACAGGCTTTGCTGTGGTACAGTTACCCGACACAGTGGTTACTGCTGGTTCTCTGCCTTTTGTGTCAGCCCAAGCAGCTGAATTGGTAGCCCTAGCTCAGGCATGTAGAGCGTTTGCGATGAAAGATGTGACCATTTACACTGACTCAAGGTATGCGTTtggagttgtgcatgattttggagtgATTTGGCAGAACAGAGGTTTTGTTGCAGCTGATGGTAAGAGTATCTCACATTCTACACTGGTACAGGAACTCTTAGATGCAATTAAATTACCACATAAGCTAgcaattgttaaatgtaaaggCCACAGTACTGACTCCACTGACGTTAGACTTGGCAATGATTTTGCAGACACCATTGCTAAGGAAGCTGCGTTTCGGGGTCCACCGCACCCTGACTATCTCAGCACTACTACACAGGAACAGTTACACATGGTAATGATTCCTGCCTTAGCATCTGATGTGGATGTGGCGCACCTACAGTTTGGCGCAACTGAAACTGATTTACAGACTTGGATCTCTGCTGGTCTGACCAAAGGCCAAGATGGCCTGTGGTCAGACGAGGAGGGGAGAGTAGGGATACCACAAATTGCCGCACCATTGTTTATTAGTCATTTTCATGGTTTTGGCCACATAAGTAAACAACAGACCAAGAATCTGATGACATCCAAGTATGTCATTAAAGATCTGTTGCGCATGATTGATAGACAACTGGACAGATGTCTAACTTGTGCCAGAAATAATCCTGGAGGCCTTGTACATGGTAAACTTGAGCATTTACCACCCCCTGATGGTCCTATGCAGGTATTGCAAATTGATTTCACACACATGCCCACTGCGCGAGGTGGATACAAGTATCTTTTAGTCATTGTTGATCAATTCAGTAAGTGGGTTGAGGCCTTTCCAACCACTCAAGAGAATGCACGTACTGTAGCAAAGATATTGTGCAAGGAAATTATTCCTCGTTTTGGTTGTCCATTACAGATAAACAGTGACAGAGGTACTCCTTTCACTTCACAGATTACACAAATGATTTGTACTATGTTGTCCATTGACTGGAAGTTTCATATTCCTTATCACCCACAGTCATCAGGACAGGTAGAGCGCATGAATAGAACCATTAAAGATAAGTTCAGGAAGGGAACTGGTGGTACATTTACTAATTGGCTTGAACATTTACCTGCAGTattggcagaaatcagaatgacccctagcACCACTACGGGTTATTCACCTTTTGAAATTCTGATGGGCAGACCTTTTCCAACCCCATGGTGTAAACAAAAAGGTTCTCCTGTGGTAAGGGGAGATATCAATGTTGTAAGGGAAGAATATGTAACTAATCTGATTGaaacattgaatggcatctatggtgatgtttcttctactctTCCTCAGCCTACAGGTATCCCGACACACCCGTTCAAGCCTGGAGATACTGTCTTGGTGAAGCAGCTCCACAAGAATAAGTCGCTGGATCCTCCTTTTGGTCTTCCAACTACAGTGATCGCTGTGACGAGAACCGCTGTCCTTACAGAGGAAGCTCCAGTATGGATCCACGCGAATCGGATCAAGAGGGCCCCAGACGACGTCAACCCTGGCCGCTCCATGATTCCATCGAGTATCGAATAG